TGCAGAGTCGTCGCGCGTTGCACGCGATCCGCTGCGAGCGCCACGTCGAATTCGTCAGGCGATGCATCGCAGGGTTCGGAAGGCGTTTCGTCGCATGGCGATGCAAGCAACTGGGCGCCCTCGGGCTTCAGATAGAATTCTTCGTCGGCATCGATCACCAGGGGCCAGGTGCGAATCTTGCTGCCCGCAGGCGGATCGAAGGTGATGGCCGTGCGCCGGAGCGGCCGCAGACCGATCGACCGAGCGCCGGCCAGGCGCCCCATCTCGTCGCACCATGCTCCCGCAGCGTTGACGATGGCCGCTGCGCGCCAGGTCCGCCCCCCGGCATCGACCTCCCAGGCATCGCCAGCGGGCTCGATCCGTACGACATCCGCCTTCGTCGCCAGCTCACCGCCGCGGCGCCGGAAGCCGCGAAGGAACCCGTCGAGCAGGCCGGCAACGTCGATGTGCATGGCGCCCGGCTCCACCACCGCACCGGCCAGGTAGCCATCGCGCAGCACCGGACACAGCTCGCGCGCTGCGACGGGATCGACCTCCCGCAGCTCCGCGCCGGTCTCGAGCCCGTTGGCCAGAGCCCTGGCCAGACTGGCCCGCTGGTCGTCACGGCCGATCCAGAGGACCGGGTTCGGCGTCACCAGAGGGAAATCGACGAAGCCTTCGGGCGGCTGCTCCAAGAAGCCTCGCCCTGCCCGGGTGAGCCTGCCTACCGTGGCGCTCCCGTAGCTGGGTACCAGGAACGCAGCCGAGCGACCGGTCGTGTGGTGACCGGGAAGGGGCTCGCGCTCCAGCAACACCACGGAACCATGCTTCTGGAGTTCGTAGGCGGCCGAAGCACCAGCGATTCCGGCGCCGATGACGATGAAATCGTGATTGCTCACCTACTTCCAGATCTCTCCACACACGCGAAGCCAGTTCTCGCCGAGAATGCCTCGGATGTCCTTCTCGCCGTATCCCCGGAGCAGCAACTCCTCGGTAATCCTCGGCGCTTCTTCGAGCTCGAGTTGCCTCATGTCGGTGTACCCACTGCCAGGAGGATACTTGTCGGGCAGCTTTGCAACGAAGGCTTCAAAGCTCGGAAGATCGTAGACATAGTCGAGCCCGAAGCCCACGTGGCTCGGCCCCACCAATTGCACCACGTGGTCGATGTGGTCCACGATGCGTGCGGGCGTCGCCCCTTCGCCACCCAGGAATCCGCTGAGACAGGTCATCCCGATCACGCCACCCTGCTCGGCACAGGCCACGATCTGGTCGTCCCATACACAACGAGGGTGATCGCATAGCTCACGGACATTGGTATGCGAGATGATCGCAGGCGCCTGGGAAGTCTCGAAGGTCTCCATCGTGGTGCGGTAACCGGTATGGGCGCAATCGACGATCATGCCCACACGGTTCATCTCGCCAATCAGCGCTCGGCCGAACTCCGTCAGACCCGTGTCCTCTTCCACGTGGCAACCCACGCCAACGCGGTTGGGCTCGTTGTAGGCCATGAGCGCGTGTCTCACGCCCAATCGGTAGAAGATTTCCACCCAATCCAGGTTGTCCTCGAAGGGTGCGGTTCCCTGAAAGTGGAAGCCCACCGCCAGCAGCCCCTGCTCGCGGGCTCGCGCGATGTCCGCCACGGATTCGACGAGCACGCATCGTTCCGCACGGTCCGCCACGAAGCGGCGGTAGTTGACGAGCTGCTGGGCTGCGGCGCGCAGGTCCATCCCGTCGATAGCAAGGGTGATCGATACGAAATCGAAGCCCGCCCCGGCGATCCGGTCGAAGAGGTTCTCCCTACGCTCGGCACTCCCGGGAGTGATGATGGGCTGGGTCATATCCAAGACAAGCGCATCTGCATGCAACTCCGCCGCCTCAGCAGAGATTCCCCAATCGTTCATCACCACACCTCGAAGCCCCCAGGAAGAACAGACCATACCTGCGGACGCCGCAGATTTCAGGGGACCCGTTCCGGCGCTGGTCGAGTCCCGTCACGCACATATTTCGATTTCAGGCCCAACGCGGGACGTTCGACCAGGATGTAGGCCAGCCAGGCGACCCCATATGAAATGGCCAGTGTGGCAGCAAACAGGCCTTCCGGATCGACGATTCGAGATGCCAGGATCAGCATCACGGGAAGGTGAAAGAGGTACTTGCTGTAGCTGAGCAAGCCCGCCAGACGCACGAACCGCAACGCGA
Above is a genomic segment from bacterium containing:
- a CDS encoding peptidase M19 — encoded protein: MNDWGISAEAAELHADALVLDMTQPIITPGSAERRENLFDRIAGAGFDFVSITLAIDGMDLRAAAQQLVNYRRFVADRAERCVLVESVADIARAREQGLLAVGFHFQGTAPFEDNLDWVEIFYRLGVRHALMAYNEPNRVGVGCHVEEDTGLTEFGRALIGEMNRVGMIVDCAHTGYRTTMETFETSQAPAIISHTNVRELCDHPRCVWDDQIVACAEQGGVIGMTCLSGFLGGEGATPARIVDHIDHVVQLVGPSHVGFGLDYVYDLPSFEAFVAKLPDKYPPGSGYTDMRQLELEEAPRITEELLLRGYGEKDIRGILGENWLRVCGEIWK
- a CDS encoding FAD-binding oxidoreductase, producing MSNHDFIVIGAGIAGASAAYELQKHGSVVLLEREPLPGHHTTGRSAAFLVPSYGSATVGRLTRAGRGFLEQPPEGFVDFPLVTPNPVLWIGRDDQRASLARALANGLETGAELREVDPVAARELCPVLRDGYLAGAVVEPGAMHIDVAGLLDGFLRGFRRRGGELATKADVVRIEPAGDAWEVDAGGRTWRAAAIVNAAGAWCDEMGRLAGARSIGLRPLRRTAITFDPPAGSKIRTWPLVIDADEEFYLKPEGAQLLASPCDETPSEPCDASPDEFDVALAADRVQRATTLQLDHIRRSWAGLRSFVADRSPVIGMDPERPGFFWLAGQGGFGIMTSPAAARAAAGLLVDGSLPADLQALGLTREDLSPERLSSRTPWRPR